The following proteins come from a genomic window of Solwaraspora sp. WMMA2065:
- a CDS encoding ABC transporter ATP-binding protein, translating to MADTEATGTGPTAVTREPLLEVDHVTLRFGGVVALDDVDFTLYKGEILGLIGPNGAGKTTCFNAMTGIYRPTEGEIRFRGQRITGKKRHQITKMGMARTFQNIRLFPEMTALENVQVGADAHHKTSVVSAMLRLPRHWREERDGREKARDLLDFVGIGHRIDEMARNLSYGEQRRLEIARALATSPVLLCLDEPAAGFNPAEKEELLQLIRQIRDRGVTVLLIEHDMRLVMGVTDRIVVLEFGKKIAEGLPAEVRDDHRVIAAYLGVPDDAA from the coding sequence GTGGCTGACACCGAAGCGACCGGGACCGGCCCGACCGCCGTGACCCGCGAACCCCTGCTCGAGGTCGACCACGTCACGCTGCGCTTCGGCGGTGTGGTCGCCCTGGACGACGTGGACTTCACCCTCTACAAGGGCGAGATCCTCGGCCTGATCGGTCCGAACGGGGCCGGCAAGACGACCTGCTTCAACGCGATGACCGGCATCTACCGGCCCACCGAGGGCGAGATCCGGTTCCGCGGTCAGCGGATCACCGGCAAGAAGCGTCACCAGATCACCAAGATGGGCATGGCCCGGACGTTCCAGAACATCCGGCTCTTTCCCGAGATGACCGCCCTGGAGAACGTCCAGGTCGGCGCGGACGCCCACCACAAGACCAGCGTCGTCTCGGCGATGCTGCGGCTGCCGAGGCACTGGCGCGAGGAACGTGACGGCCGGGAGAAGGCCCGCGACCTGCTGGACTTCGTCGGCATCGGGCACCGGATCGACGAAATGGCCCGCAACCTGTCGTACGGCGAACAGCGGCGGCTGGAGATCGCCCGGGCGCTGGCCACCAGCCCGGTGCTGCTCTGCCTCGACGAGCCGGCGGCCGGATTCAACCCGGCAGAGAAGGAGGAGCTGCTCCAACTGATCCGGCAGATCCGCGACCGGGGCGTCACCGTGCTGCTGATCGAGCACGACATGCGTCTGGTCATGGGGGTCACCGACCGGATCGTGGTGCTGGAGTTCGGAAAGAAGATCGCCGAAGGTCTGCCCGCCGAGGTGCGGGACGATCACCGGGTGATCGCCGCCTATCTGGGAGTGCCCGACGATGCTGCTTGA
- a CDS encoding branched-chain amino acid ABC transporter permease, with protein MTSLRTKLHDARGQLSDRWHHMPKWTRWVLIAAVVVFFYALPNEGFYQHLGPIPTTESNFGQVLFTVSIYVLLAVGLNIVVGFAGLLDLGYFGFFAVGAYTVAVLTSPSSDLKTLWQWEMALPLAIGITMISGLMLGTPTLRLRGDYLAIVTLGFAEMIRIAAVSSEFLKGQRGLNQIPHPPGEYADGKPVFGVLDARPYYWLVLTLIIVVVILVSNLNRSRVGRAWVSIREDEDAAQLMGVPTFKFKLWAFAMGAAIGGLAGALFAGKQNFVSSQNFELLNSIIILAAVILGGSGNIVGAIVGGGLVAYLIERFRGIELFGVELYEYRFLVFGLTLVVMMIFRPQGLIANRRRSAEFKDRRKEVAVGG; from the coding sequence ATGACCAGTCTGCGGACCAAGCTGCACGACGCACGCGGCCAGCTCTCCGACCGCTGGCACCACATGCCCAAGTGGACCCGCTGGGTGCTGATCGCCGCCGTGGTGGTGTTCTTCTATGCCCTGCCCAACGAAGGCTTCTACCAGCACCTCGGGCCGATCCCGACCACCGAGTCCAACTTCGGTCAGGTGCTGTTCACCGTCTCCATCTACGTGCTGCTGGCGGTCGGGCTGAACATCGTGGTCGGCTTCGCCGGCCTGCTCGACCTCGGCTACTTCGGCTTCTTCGCCGTCGGGGCGTACACGGTCGCGGTGCTCACCTCGCCGAGCAGCGACCTGAAGACGCTCTGGCAGTGGGAGATGGCGCTGCCGCTGGCGATCGGCATCACGATGATCTCCGGTCTGATGCTCGGCACCCCGACCCTGCGGCTGCGCGGCGACTACCTGGCGATCGTCACCCTCGGCTTCGCCGAGATGATCCGGATCGCCGCGGTCAGCTCCGAGTTCCTCAAGGGCCAGCGCGGGCTCAACCAGATCCCGCACCCGCCCGGCGAGTACGCCGACGGCAAACCGGTCTTCGGCGTGCTGGACGCCCGCCCGTACTACTGGCTGGTGCTCACCCTGATCATCGTGGTGGTGATCCTGGTCAGCAACCTCAACCGCAGCCGGGTCGGCCGGGCCTGGGTCTCGATCCGGGAGGATGAGGACGCCGCCCAGCTGATGGGGGTGCCCACCTTCAAGTTCAAGCTGTGGGCGTTCGCCATGGGCGCGGCGATCGGTGGCCTGGCCGGCGCGTTGTTCGCCGGCAAGCAGAACTTCGTCAGCTCGCAGAACTTCGAACTGCTCAACTCGATCATCATCCTGGCCGCGGTGATCCTCGGCGGCTCCGGCAACATCGTCGGCGCGATCGTCGGTGGCGGCCTGGTGGCGTACCTGATCGAACGCTTCCGGGGCATCGAGCTGTTCGGCGTCGAGCTCTACGAGTACCGGTTCCTGGTCTTCGGCCTGACTCTCGTCGTCATGATGATCTTCCGACCGCAGGGCCTGATCGCCAACCGGCGACGATCCGCCGAGTTCAAGGACCGCCGTAAGGAGGTGGCCGTCGGTGGCTGA
- a CDS encoding ABC transporter substrate-binding protein — translation MTTSHHRIRRAAAGIAGALALLLAVAGCGEQDSVEQPGGDAPSASADDELAALVPDEIKADGKILVGVDATYAPAEFLDTDGSTVIGFDVDLFNTVAGKLGLTTEYVPSQFDDIIPGVMSGKYEIGVSSFTINDERKAQVDMVSYFSAGTQWASRAGEPVDPDAACGKRVAVQAGTVQVEDIEARSAACVDAGDPEIVIEQFQGQDQATTSVVSGKNDAMLADSPVCAYAVQQTNGELELSGDIYDSAPYGYVVAQDQAGFADALAEALDAIIADGGYEQALSNWGVEAGGITDPAVNP, via the coding sequence GTGACCACCTCACATCACCGGATCCGGCGGGCCGCCGCCGGCATCGCCGGGGCGCTCGCTCTGCTGCTGGCCGTCGCCGGCTGCGGTGAGCAGGACAGCGTCGAACAGCCCGGCGGCGACGCGCCGAGCGCGTCGGCCGACGACGAGCTGGCCGCGCTCGTCCCCGACGAGATCAAGGCCGACGGCAAGATCCTGGTCGGCGTCGACGCGACCTACGCTCCGGCGGAGTTCCTCGACACCGACGGCAGCACCGTCATCGGGTTCGACGTCGACCTGTTCAACACCGTCGCGGGCAAGCTCGGTCTGACCACCGAGTACGTGCCCAGCCAGTTCGACGACATCATCCCCGGGGTGATGTCCGGCAAGTACGAGATCGGGGTCTCCTCGTTCACCATCAACGACGAGCGCAAGGCCCAGGTCGACATGGTGTCCTACTTCTCGGCCGGCACCCAATGGGCGTCACGGGCCGGGGAACCGGTCGACCCGGACGCCGCCTGCGGCAAGCGGGTGGCGGTCCAGGCCGGCACCGTGCAGGTGGAGGACATCGAGGCCCGCTCGGCGGCGTGCGTCGACGCCGGCGACCCCGAGATCGTCATCGAACAGTTCCAGGGGCAGGACCAGGCGACCACCTCGGTGGTCTCCGGCAAGAACGACGCCATGCTGGCCGACTCGCCGGTCTGCGCGTACGCGGTCCAGCAGACCAACGGCGAACTGGAACTGTCCGGTGACATCTACGACTCGGCGCCGTACGGCTATGTGGTCGCCCAGGACCAGGCCGGGTTCGCTGACGCCCTGGCCGAAGCGCTCGACGCGATCATCGCCGACGGCGGC
- a CDS encoding ABC transporter ATP-binding protein produces the protein MLLEIDDVSLLYGRIQALHGISLTVNEGEIVALIGANGAGKSTTMRAISGIRPIAAGRITFDGEDISKLRADLRVRRGLCQAPEGRGIFPGMTVLENLDMGAYTRRDRAGIAADLDRVLGLFPRLAERRRQHGGTLSGGEQQMLAVGRALMSRPKLLLLDEPSMGLAPMLIQQIFDIIVEINQQGTTVLLVEQNAQQALSRAHRAYVLETGRIVKSGTGADLLHDPAVKEAYLGVA, from the coding sequence ATGCTGCTTGAGATCGACGACGTCAGCCTGCTGTACGGGCGGATCCAGGCGCTGCACGGCATCAGCCTGACGGTGAACGAGGGCGAGATCGTTGCACTGATCGGTGCCAACGGTGCCGGCAAGTCCACCACCATGCGTGCGATTTCCGGCATCCGGCCGATCGCCGCCGGGCGGATTACCTTCGACGGCGAGGACATCTCCAAGCTCCGGGCCGACCTGCGGGTCCGGCGCGGACTGTGCCAGGCGCCTGAGGGCCGGGGGATCTTCCCCGGCATGACGGTGCTGGAGAACCTCGACATGGGGGCGTACACCCGGCGCGACCGCGCCGGTATCGCCGCCGACCTGGACCGGGTGCTGGGCCTGTTCCCCCGGCTGGCCGAGCGTCGCAGGCAGCACGGCGGCACGCTGTCCGGCGGCGAGCAGCAGATGCTCGCCGTGGGCCGCGCGCTGATGAGCCGACCGAAGCTGCTGCTGCTCGACGAGCCGTCGATGGGGCTCGCCCCGATGCTGATCCAGCAGATCTTCGACATCATCGTGGAAATCAACCAGCAGGGCACCACGGTCCTGCTGGTTGAGCAGAACGCCCAACAGGCGTTGTCCCGGGCGCACCGTGCGTACGTGCTGGAGACCGGTCGGATCGTCAAGTCCGGCACCGGCGCCGACCTGCTGCACGACCCGGCCGTCAAGGAGGCGTACCTCGGTGTCGCCTGA
- a CDS encoding branched-chain amino acid ABC transporter permease produces the protein MDVNGLLSNFGELTTTGLTQGAIYALVALGYTLVYGVLRLINFAHSEVFIAGAFAALWTWGALGLTQDSVVSGVGQIIFYFLIAMVAAALASAATATLVERVAYRPLRKRNAPPLAFLITAIGASIVMAEAFGIYTRRLPQGLPTIVSNEPWFTVAGVPVSIVQVLTVVAALGMMIGLDFFINRSRMGRGVRAVAQDPNTAALMGVNKDRIIMIIFVMGGLMAGVAGLLYNVRIGVLTYSVGFLLGLKAFTAAVLGGIGNLRGALLGGFLLGVVENYASGLFGTQWKDFVAFAVLVVLLMFRPTGLLGESLGRARV, from the coding sequence TTGGACGTCAACGGACTGCTCTCGAACTTCGGAGAGCTCACCACAACCGGCTTGACACAGGGCGCCATCTATGCCCTGGTCGCGCTGGGTTACACGCTGGTCTACGGCGTACTCAGACTCATCAACTTCGCCCACTCCGAGGTCTTCATCGCCGGCGCGTTCGCCGCGCTGTGGACCTGGGGCGCGCTCGGCCTGACCCAGGACTCGGTGGTCAGCGGAGTGGGCCAGATCATCTTCTACTTCCTGATCGCGATGGTCGCCGCCGCGCTGGCGTCGGCGGCGACCGCGACCCTGGTCGAGCGGGTCGCGTACCGGCCGTTGCGCAAGCGCAACGCGCCGCCGCTGGCCTTCCTGATCACCGCGATCGGCGCGTCCATCGTGATGGCGGAGGCGTTCGGCATCTACACCCGGCGGTTGCCGCAGGGCCTGCCGACCATCGTCAGCAACGAGCCGTGGTTCACCGTGGCCGGGGTGCCGGTCAGCATCGTGCAGGTGCTGACCGTCGTCGCGGCGCTGGGCATGATGATCGGCCTTGACTTCTTCATCAACCGCAGCCGAATGGGCCGGGGCGTGCGGGCGGTCGCCCAGGACCCGAACACCGCCGCGCTGATGGGGGTCAACAAGGACCGGATCATCATGATCATCTTCGTGATGGGCGGCCTGATGGCCGGCGTCGCCGGCCTGCTCTACAACGTCCGCATCGGGGTGCTCACCTACAGTGTCGGCTTCCTGCTCGGGCTCAAGGCGTTCACCGCCGCCGTGCTCGGCGGGATCGGCAACCTGCGCGGCGCGCTGCTCGGCGGCTTCCTGCTCGGCGTGGTCGAGAACTACGCTTCCGGCCTGTTCGGTACGCAGTGGAAGGACTTCGTGGCCTTCGCCGTGCTGGTCGTCCTACTGATGTTCCGGCCGACCGGCCTACTCGGCGAGTCCCTGGGGAGGGCGCGGGTATGA